The window GCCAAAAAGCATCGTTCACTGTTGATGGCGTTAGGAAAACAGCTTTTTACAACCTTAACGGCGAATACCTTGGCCTAACTCAACGCGTTGACGTTAAAGCTATCCCTGCTAAAACAATGAAACAAATTAACAAAGATTACGCTGGTTACGAAGTAGGCGAAGTAATTGTTTACCAGGCTAACACCGAAGTAAATTCAAATATTGATGCTACTTCATACTTTGTTGATCTTAAAAACAACAAACACGAAGTGCTTGTAAGAATAACCCAACAAGCAAACCTTGAGTTTTTTCAACAAGTAAGGTAATTCTTTAAAAACATCACAACTATTTACAAGCCACCCTGGTATCCAGGGTGGCTTTATTGCTTGAATCGATTTAGCGGGGAGTCATTAAATAAATTAAAGCGCATTCAGGGTGTGTTTCAGTTCAAATAAACATTCGACCTTGAACCCCTCTATGCGACGCAGTCGGAGAGAGGGGCAGACGGGCGTAGCCTCGTCGGGGTGAGTCGACTCGCCGACATGCGATATACGTCATTCCCTTCAGAATTTCACGAAGTTTTAACACTCAGTATGACAGCAATTTTACAATGTCATTTTCCCTTCAACATTTTAAAATTTTCTACCCGGGCTAAAGGCAGGAGTTGCCCCTTGGAATTTAATGCAGGATGGCAAATTTGAAGCGAATAGTTCCTTGTTTAAAGCATTTAGCATTAGCTAAACCGATTTACAAGCCTTTCAATTCTTTAAGATATTGTAAAATATACACTAAGTGTATTGCCAAAAATTAAATTTTATACTTTAAATCCACTATAATTATCAAATATTCATAAAAATTAAATTTTAGTTGCCAAATTTATAATATTAGTCTATTTTTGTTGTGGATTTAAGATTTAAAACAACATGAAAAAGATATTTTTAACAACCGCAATTGCCGCTTTATTAAGTGTTAATGTATTTGCTGCCGATGGCGGTAAAAAGAATGATGGAGGTACCAATGTATCATACGTAGCGTTACATGGTTTTACCGTTGATTTTGCTGATGCAAAAGATGTAAACTGGACAGTAACTAAAAATACCCAGAAAGCAACATTTACTGTTGATGGCGTAAAGAAAACTGCTTTTTACAACCTTAACGGCGAATACCTTGGCCTAACTCAACGCGTTGACGCTAAAGCCATCCCAGCTAAAACAATGAAACAAATCAGCAAAGATTACGCTGGTTACGACATTAACGAAGTAATTGTTTACCAGGCTAATACCGACATCAATTCAAACATTGATGCTACTTCATACTTTGTTGATCTGAAAAACGATAAACACGAAGTACTTGTAAGGATAACTCAACAAGCAAACCTTGAGTTTTTTCAACAAGTGAAATAATTTTCCAAAAAAATACCCTTATACAAGCCATCCCAATTATTGGGGTGGCTTTTTTATTTTATCATAATTGCAATAATTACATTTTATCAAACAACTTGGCTGTTTAAACCTTTATAAAGTATTAGTTAAAATATTTATAATTATATGCCAAAGACTATTATTGTTTCTAACCGGTTACCTGTGAAAATCTCAAAGACTGATAACGACTACAATTTGTCGTCAAGCGAGGGAGGTTTAGCAACCGGCTTAGGTTCAATTTACAAGCAGGGTGATAACGTATGGATAGGATGGCCTGGTGTTGAAATTACAGAACAGCAGGATAAAGATACGGTAACAAAACAGTTGAAAGAATTGAGCCTGGTACCTGTTTTTCTCGACCAGGAGGAGATTAATCAATATTATGAAGGCTTCTCGAACGAGGTTTTATGGCCTGTTTTTCACTACTACGCATCTACCTATGCTACCTATAAGCAATCAAACTGGGATTTTTACCAGGCGGTAAATAAAAAATTCAGGGATGTGATACTCACTATTGCCGAACCGGGCGATGTTATCTGGATACATGACTACCAATTGCTGTTACTGCCGGCCCTGGTCAGGCACGAAATCCCTGATGTTTCTATCGGATTTTTCCTGCATATACCTTTCCCGTCGCATGAAATGTTTAGATTGATTCCCTGGAGATCGGAATTATTGGAAGGAATGCTTGGGGCCGACCTGATTGGCTTGCATACCTTTGATGATGTAAGGCATTTTTTAGGTGCTACAACCCGTATTTTGCCGGTAACATCTTCGGCAAATATCATCGCGACCGGCGAACGGTCCATCGTAGTCGAATCGTTTCCCATGGGGATTGACGAACAAAAATATGCATCGTTACCGCTGCAGGACGACGTAAAACACCAGGTAGAACTGATCAAGAATAACTTCAGGGATGGTAAACTCATACTGTCTGTTGATAGGCTTGATTACAGCAAAGGTATATTACAACGGCTTGCGGCATTTGAATTATTGTTGCAATTGTGCCCCGAGTGTATTGAAAATATAGCCCTTTACATGATAGTGGTACCATCGCGCGACACGGTGCCGCAGTACGCACACCTGCGCGACGAAATTGATAAGAAGGTGGGGAATATCAATTCCATTTACCGTACTATGGATTGGAGCCCTATCCATTATTATTACAGATCGTTTCCCCTCGAAACGCTTTCGGCCTTATATACTACCGCGGATGTTTGCCTTGTTACCCCGATGCGCGATGGGATGAATTTGGTGAGTAAAGAATATGTAGCCAGCCGCGTAAATAACGATGGCGTACTGATTATGAGCGAGATGGCAGGCGCATCTAAAGAGTTGATAGACGCTATAATTGTAAACCCCAACAATACCGGTGAGGTATGCAGGGCCATACTGCAGGCAATTAACATGCCCCTTGATGAGCAAAAAAAACGCATGATCCCCATGCGCCAGCTGGTGGCTAAATTTAATATCAGGCATTGGGTTAAAATTTTTATGGACAGGCTTAAGGAGGTGAAATTGATGCAGCGCTCCTTGCAAACCAGGCATGTGAGCAACACTACAGAGCAATCTATCATTAACCGGTACAGTAAAACCAAAAAGCGCATCATTTTTTTAGATTACGATGGTACACTGGTCGGTTTCAGATCGGCTATTGAGCAGGCCAGCCCCGATAAGGAGCTTTACAGCATCATTCAAAAGCTAACAGAGGACCCCGCCAACCAGGTTGTGCTCATCAGTGGGCGAAAGCATGAAAACCTTGACGAGTGGTTTCAGCACACGGATATGTACCTGATAGCCGAGCATGGCTCCTGGTTTAAACAACCGGGTACTACATGGCACAGAATTGCCGGCCTGTCTGACCAATGGAAACACGATATATACCCACTATTGGAAACCTACGTTGACCGCACGCCAGGATCGTTCATCGAAGAGAAAACATACTCGTTGGTATGGCATTACCGCAAGGCACAGGCCGGCCTTGGCGAGCTCAGGGCAGGGGAGTTGATGAATAACCTTAAATACCTGGCCAGCGATAAAGGTTTACAGCTATTGGCAGGGGATAAGGTGCTGGAAGTGAAGAATATGGATATCAATAAAGGCAAAGCAGCTTTAACCCTGACAGAGGGTAAAGAGTACGACTTTGTAATAGCCTTTGGCGATGATTATACTGATGAAGATATTTTTAAAGCCCTGCCCGAAAGTGCCATTACCATTAAAGTGGGTAGTAATATATCGGCTGCTAAATTTTACCTGCGCAACCCGCAGGAAGTACGAAAACTACTCACCAGCTTTACCAAACAACATGTAGGACAAGATTCACGGATTTTGCAGGATTGATGCAGACGTGCAGATTTGAAAGTATGACACTCAAAAATAGAAGACTGTCATGCTGAGGTACGAAGCATCTATTCGCGAACTTTTATAGGTCGTGCACAGTTGATAGATCCTTCGTACCTCAGGATGACAGGGAAATTGCACCCATTAACTAACGCCAACAAAAAATAAAACGAAAAATCGTCTTTTTAGAGGAAAATAGGCCTATCCAACTTAATAGCAATCCTGTAAGCCGCGTTCATTAATCCCACATGGCTGTAGGCCTGAGGGAAATTCCCCCACTGGCTGCCATCGTTTTCATCCACATCCTCGCTGAAAAGCAATAGGTGATTGGAGTACTTGAGCAGGTTGCCAAACTCGCGCTGGGCATCATCAATGCGGCCAACGCTGGCCAGTGCTTCAACGTACCAGAATGCACAGATAAGGAAAGTGGTTTTAGGTTTGCCAAAATCATCTTTATATAAATATCTGTAAAATAAACCATTAGATGCTTTTAGCTCATTTTCAAGTGCGATTAAATGATCTTTTGCCCGCTGCGATGTGGGGTCGAGGTAATTCATCATGATAAGCTGCAAGGTACTGGCATCCAAGTTTGAACTGCCTGCCGAATTGGTATATACCTTCCTAATGGGGTCATAGCAGCTTTCAATATGTGCAGCTGCGCGGTCTTTTAAAGATACAGCCTTATCAATTAGTTCCTGATTATCTATCGTGCGCGCCATTTTTTCGGCAGCTGATGCTCCCGCCCATTGAAACAGGTTGCTGTAACAGTGGATATTGGCCATGTTCCTGAACTCCCAAATCCCTGCATCTTTCTCGTCAATTGTAAATTCAATTTTCTTCAGCAAAAATTCAATCCATCGCACCGAGTCTTTTCTTTCGGAGAATACAAAGCGATGATCGGTATAAAGCGGTAACATAGAGATCATTACCTGTCCATAGATATCATTCTGAATATGTTCGGACGCCTGGTTGCCAACGCGTACGGGCTGATTGCCCAGGTAGCCTTCCAAATCGGTTAAAACATTTTCTACCAGGTCTTTTTTACCGGTAATGCTATATAAGGGCTGATACCGCTCATCTGTCGAGAAAGATATATCGGTAACATAGCTAAAATACCGCTCCATTTCCTCAAAGTGTCCAATGTGGTTAAGGGCGGTTATCACATAGTAAGTATCACGCAGCCAGCAGTACCTGTAATCCCAATTACGGCCACTTCCCGGTGATTCCGGTAAACTGGTAGTGCTGGCCGCAATAATGGCTCCTGTGTCCTCAAACTGGTGTATTTTCAAAGCCAGTCCCGACCGGATGACGTAGGGTTGAAAATAGGTGGCGATAGAGGAGTGTTTAATCCAGGTGCGCCAGTACTGGATAGTTTCGGATAAAAAACGTTCGGCAGTTGTAATCAGCGGCGCTTCCAGTGGTTCGCCATAGGTAAGGGCCAGGTATTTGATTTCGTTGAGCACAAATGGCTGCTCATCAAAAACATAGCTGATAGGTATATTGGTGGTTAGCCTGATGTTTTCTTCGCCGCCAAGGTATTGAATGTGATTACTACCCCGGTTTACCCTAAGTTTTACAGCACCGTATTCAGATACAGGCTCACATTTTACTTTAACCCTTGGCGATCCTTCGATGGCTTCAATTTTTCGGAACAACATTAATGGTTTATAATAACGCTGATGCTGATAAAAACGAGGGGCAAAGTCGGTTACCCGGTACATACCGCCGGTGGCCGGGCTTATTTCGGTAATCAACACATTGGTGTTTTCAAGATAATATTGATGCGACGTGTATTCACCTTCAGGTAAAATTGAAAACTCGCCGCCCTTTTTCTTGTCCAGTAAACCACCAAAAATAAACGTGCTGTCAAATCGGGGCCAGCAAAGCCACTCAATATTTGTGTTTTTGTGTATGTGCGCCAAAAAAGCGCAGTTTCCAATTATCCCGGTATCGTAGGTATGTCGTGCCATTAATGTTAGTTTTTAGCGTGGTTCAATTGTTCAACAACATACCTTGTGTAATGTTGGCGTAAAAAGCGGTATAATTTCTGATTAATTTGGATTTGTCAATTAATGCATATTAACTTAGTAGACTTTAAATCTACAAAAAACAATAGTCATGAGTTTACGATTAGGCGACAAAGCCCCAAATTTTCAAGCAAAAACCTCGGCAGGAGAAATAGACTTTTACGAATATCTTGGCGATAGCTGGGCAGTATTATTCTCGCACCCAGGAGATTACACACCGGTATGCACTACCGAACTTGGTAAAACGGCCGCGTTAAAAGATGAATTTGCTAAGCGCAATGTTAAGGTTTTGGCTCTTAGTGTTGATTCGGTTGAATCACATACCGGATGGATAAATGATATTAACGAAACGCAAGGCGTGGAGGTAAACTTCCCGATTATTGCTGATGAAGACCGTAAAATTTCTGAAGCTTACGATATGATCCATCCAAATGCATCAGTAAATGCAACGGTGCGCTCATTGTTTATTATCGGGCCGGATAAAGCTGTTAAGTTAATTATTACCTATCCTGCATCAACCGGGCGTAACTTCCAGGAAATTTTAAGGGTTATTGATTCGTTGCAGTTAACGGCCAATTACGGCGTAGCTACCCCGGCCGATTGGAAGGACGGAGAAGATGTTGTTGTGGTACCCGCTACCAAGACAGAAGACATCCCGGCCAAATTTCCAAAGGGTTTCACACTCATAAAACCCTACTTACGCACTACTCCGCAACCAAATAAATAATTTTATTTGGTTTATTAATTATTTTATATATTTGAAAAAGATAGGGTTATCTATTCCGTCTGAACATTAAAACCATTTTATTTTCAGTTTGGCTTTAGTTTTTAATCTCACAACAATTTTTAATACGATAATTATAATTATGAAAACTGGAAAAGTAAAATGGTTTAACACACAAAAAGGTTATGGCTTTATTGTTACCGAAGACGGTAAAGATCTTTTTGTACACTTTAAGGATGTGCAAGGCGGCGTAAATGCAATTAAAGATAATGATAGCGTTACCTACGAAGTGGAAGAAGGCAGAAAAGGATTACAGGCAGTAAATGTTAAAAAAGCATAGTTAACCAAAGTTCTTAATAAGAGACCTCTGCATACACAGGGGTTTTTTTGTGCTGTTTTTTTTAAATTATATACATAATTCTGCTACTTTAGCTACCCAATTATATACAACTATGACTGACTCTACCGCCGCCAGGGCAACCAGGAACATGATTTTCCTTGTACTCGTAGCTTCGCTTGGCTATTTTGTTGATATCTATGATCTTTTAATTTTCTCCATAGTAAGGGTACAAAGTCTTAAGGATATTGGTGTGCCCGCGGCCGAACTTTTGGCTAAAGGGCAATTCATTATAAATGTTCAAATGTTTGGCCTTTTGCTGGGTGGGATTTTATGGGGAATAATCGGCGATAAATTAGGTCGCATCAAAGTTTTGTTTGGTTCAATTTTACTGTACTCCATTGCCAATTTTGCCAATGGTTTGGTAACCGATGTAAATACGTACGCAGTTATCCGTTTTATTGCAGGTATTGGCCTTGCCGGCGAACTTGGTGCCGGTATTACCCTGGTATCCGAGACACTAAGTAAAGAAAAGCGTGGTTATGGAACCATGATAGTGGCTGTTATTGGACTCTTCGGCGCGGTGGCTGCCGTAAACGTAGCTAAATACGGATGGCAACGGGCTTATTTTGTAGGCGGCGGTTTGGGTATCCTGTTGTTGTTGCTACGGATAGGCACTTTTGAATCGGGCATGTTTAAAAACGTGGAGCGAAGCGAGGTGTCTAAAGGGAATATGTTAATCCTTTTTACCAGTTGGGACAGGTTTAAAAAATATCTTTTTTGCATTTTAATAGGGGCGCCGCTCTGGTATGTAGTTGGAATATTGGTAACCTTTAGCCCCGAGTTTGGTGTTGCATTGCATGCCAAAGATACCCTAAGTGCCGGCACTGGTGTATTGTATACTTACATAGGTATTTCAGTCGGAGATATTTTTGCCGGCTTACTTGCCCAGGTAACAAAATCAAGAAAACTTACTATGGCTGTATTCCTGCTGGTTTCTGTGGGATGCGTGGTATATTATTTAAGGGCATTTGGCTTATCATCCCAGCAATTCGTCTGGATTTGTTTCTTTATGGGATGCTCTGTTGGTTATTGGGCAACTTTTGTGACAATAGCAGCCGAACAATTTGGCACCAACATCCGCTCAACAGTTACTACTACGGTCCCGAACTTTGTAAGGGGCGCGCTTATACCTATCACCCTTGCTTTCAATGCTTTTAAAGTACATTACGGCATGATAACCAGCGGCTATATCATGATGGGCATACTTACTCTAATTGCCTTACTCTCATTAAGCCAGTTAAAAGAAACCTTTGG is drawn from Mucilaginibacter ginsenosidivorax and contains these coding sequences:
- a CDS encoding bifunctional alpha,alpha-trehalose-phosphate synthase (UDP-forming)/trehalose-phosphatase, giving the protein MPKTIIVSNRLPVKISKTDNDYNLSSSEGGLATGLGSIYKQGDNVWIGWPGVEITEQQDKDTVTKQLKELSLVPVFLDQEEINQYYEGFSNEVLWPVFHYYASTYATYKQSNWDFYQAVNKKFRDVILTIAEPGDVIWIHDYQLLLLPALVRHEIPDVSIGFFLHIPFPSHEMFRLIPWRSELLEGMLGADLIGLHTFDDVRHFLGATTRILPVTSSANIIATGERSIVVESFPMGIDEQKYASLPLQDDVKHQVELIKNNFRDGKLILSVDRLDYSKGILQRLAAFELLLQLCPECIENIALYMIVVPSRDTVPQYAHLRDEIDKKVGNINSIYRTMDWSPIHYYYRSFPLETLSALYTTADVCLVTPMRDGMNLVSKEYVASRVNNDGVLIMSEMAGASKELIDAIIVNPNNTGEVCRAILQAINMPLDEQKKRMIPMRQLVAKFNIRHWVKIFMDRLKEVKLMQRSLQTRHVSNTTEQSIINRYSKTKKRIIFLDYDGTLVGFRSAIEQASPDKELYSIIQKLTEDPANQVVLISGRKHENLDEWFQHTDMYLIAEHGSWFKQPGTTWHRIAGLSDQWKHDIYPLLETYVDRTPGSFIEEKTYSLVWHYRKAQAGLGELRAGELMNNLKYLASDKGLQLLAGDKVLEVKNMDINKGKAALTLTEGKEYDFVIAFGDDYTDEDIFKALPESAITIKVGSNISAAKFYLRNPQEVRKLLTSFTKQHVGQDSRILQD
- a CDS encoding glycoside hydrolase family 15 protein; its protein translation is MARHTYDTGIIGNCAFLAHIHKNTNIEWLCWPRFDSTFIFGGLLDKKKGGEFSILPEGEYTSHQYYLENTNVLITEISPATGGMYRVTDFAPRFYQHQRYYKPLMLFRKIEAIEGSPRVKVKCEPVSEYGAVKLRVNRGSNHIQYLGGEENIRLTTNIPISYVFDEQPFVLNEIKYLALTYGEPLEAPLITTAERFLSETIQYWRTWIKHSSIATYFQPYVIRSGLALKIHQFEDTGAIIAASTTSLPESPGSGRNWDYRYCWLRDTYYVITALNHIGHFEEMERYFSYVTDISFSTDERYQPLYSITGKKDLVENVLTDLEGYLGNQPVRVGNQASEHIQNDIYGQVMISMLPLYTDHRFVFSERKDSVRWIEFLLKKIEFTIDEKDAGIWEFRNMANIHCYSNLFQWAGASAAEKMARTIDNQELIDKAVSLKDRAAAHIESCYDPIRKVYTNSAGSSNLDASTLQLIMMNYLDPTSQRAKDHLIALENELKASNGLFYRYLYKDDFGKPKTTFLICAFWYVEALASVGRIDDAQREFGNLLKYSNHLLLFSEDVDENDGSQWGNFPQAYSHVGLMNAAYRIAIKLDRPIFL
- a CDS encoding peroxiredoxin is translated as MSLRLGDKAPNFQAKTSAGEIDFYEYLGDSWAVLFSHPGDYTPVCTTELGKTAALKDEFAKRNVKVLALSVDSVESHTGWINDINETQGVEVNFPIIADEDRKISEAYDMIHPNASVNATVRSLFIIGPDKAVKLIITYPASTGRNFQEILRVIDSLQLTANYGVATPADWKDGEDVVVVPATKTEDIPAKFPKGFTLIKPYLRTTPQPNK
- a CDS encoding cold-shock protein; protein product: MKTGKVKWFNTQKGYGFIVTEDGKDLFVHFKDVQGGVNAIKDNDSVTYEVEEGRKGLQAVNVKKA
- a CDS encoding MFS transporter, which encodes MTDSTAARATRNMIFLVLVASLGYFVDIYDLLIFSIVRVQSLKDIGVPAAELLAKGQFIINVQMFGLLLGGILWGIIGDKLGRIKVLFGSILLYSIANFANGLVTDVNTYAVIRFIAGIGLAGELGAGITLVSETLSKEKRGYGTMIVAVIGLFGAVAAVNVAKYGWQRAYFVGGGLGILLLLLRIGTFESGMFKNVERSEVSKGNMLILFTSWDRFKKYLFCILIGAPLWYVVGILVTFSPEFGVALHAKDTLSAGTGVLYTYIGISVGDIFAGLLAQVTKSRKLTMAVFLLVSVGCVVYYLRAFGLSSQQFVWICFFMGCSVGYWATFVTIAAEQFGTNIRSTVTTTVPNFVRGALIPITLAFNAFKVHYGMITSGYIMMGILTLIALLSLSQLKETFGKDLDYVEIS